A window of Triplophysa dalaica isolate WHDGS20190420 chromosome 7, ASM1584641v1, whole genome shotgun sequence contains these coding sequences:
- the fbxl16 gene encoding F-box/LRR-repeat protein 16 — MVNGELHTKERLPMLNMSTPSDLKSPCVTRNGMVKLPPQPNGLGSASITKGTPAAKNRLCQSSSVPTILPPPSLPYHLEPLPTAASLLGPDLDTSPVTAIKPPLRQFSKPLLERQMVLDEKVLNRLLWYFTSAEKCILAQVCKTWRKVLYQPKFWEGVTPILHAKELYTILPNGEKEFVSLQAFALRGFQAFCLVGVSDLDICEFIDNYPLSKKGVKSVSLKRSTITDAGLEVMLEQMQGLMHLELSGCNDFTEAGLWSSLNARLTSLSVSDCINVADDAIAAISQLLPNLSELSLQAYHVTDTAMAYFTAKQGYTTHTLRLNSCWEITNHGVVNMVHSLPNLTSLSLSGCSKITDDGVELVAENLRKLRSLDLSWCPRITDMALEYIACDLHKLEELVLDRCVRITDTGLGYLSTMSTLRNLYLRWCCQVQDFGLQHLYGMRSLRLLSLAGCPLLTTTGLSGLIQLQELEELELTNCPGATAELFKYYSQHLPRCMVIE, encoded by the exons ATGGTTAATGGTGAGCTGCATACGAAAGAAAG GCTTCCAATGCTGAATATGTCCACTCCCAGCGACCTCAAGTCTCCCTGCGTGACACGGAACGGCATGGTCAAGCTACCCCCCCAGCCCAACGGCCTCGGTTCGGCCAGCATCACCAAAGGCACTCCGGCTGCAAAGAACCGCCTGTGCCAGTCCTCCTCTGTGCCCACCATCTTGCCTCCCCCCAGTCTCCCCTATCACCTGGAACCCCTGCCCACAGCGGCCTCGCTGCTGGGTCCCGATCTGGACACAAGCCCTGTGACTGCCATCAAACCTCCCCTAAGGCAATTCTCCAAACCACTGCTGGAGAGGCAAATGGTGTTGGATGAGAAGGTGCTGAACCGGCTCTTATGGTACTTTACCTCGGCGGAAAAGTGCATTTTAGCACAGGTGTGCAAGACGTGGAGGAAGGTGCTCTACCAGCCCAAGTTCTGGGAAGGCGTGACGCCCATCCTGCATGCCAAGGAACTCTACACAATCTTGCCCAATGGAGAGAAGGAGTTTGTTAGCCTCCAGGCTTTTGCTCTTAGAGGCTTCCAGGCGTTCTGTCTGGTTGGTGTCTCTGATTTGGACATTTGCGAATTCATCGACAACTATCCTCTGTCGAAGAAGGGAGTCAAGTCTGTCAGTCTTAAGAGGTCGACTATAACAGATGCAGGACTTGAG GTGATGCTGGAGCAAATGCAAGGCCTGATGCATCTCGAACTATCCGGCTGCAATGACTTCACAGAAGCGGGCCTGTGGTCCAGCCTGAACGCCCGGCTGACCTCTCTCAGCGTAAGTGATTGCATCAACGTGGCCGACGACGCCATTGCTGCCATTTCCCAGCTACTTCCTAACCTGTCGGAGCTCAGCCTGCAGGCCTACCATGTCACAGACACGGCCATGGCGTATTTCACCGCCAAGCAGGGGTACACCACCCACACGTTGCGCCTGAACTCCTGCTGGGAGATCACCAACCACGGAGTGGTCAACATGGTGCACAGTCTGCCCAACCTCACCTCCCTCAGCCTGTCGGGCTGCTCGAAAATCACAGATGACGGCGTGGAACTGGTTGCTGAGAACCTGAGGAAGCTCAGGAGCCTGGATCTGTCCTGGTGCCCACGCATCACGGACATGGCCCTGGAGTACATCGCATGTGACCTGCACAAGCTGGAGGAGCTGGTTCTGGATCG GTGTGTAAGGATCACAGATACAGGCCTGGGTTACTTATCCACCATGTCCACTTTGAGAAATCTTTATCTGCGCTGGTGCTGTCAG gtgcAGGACTTTGGGTTACAGCATCTATATGGCATGAGGAGTCTTCGCCTTCTTTCTCTAGCAG GCTGCCCTCTGCTGACCACTACTGGCCTATCAGGCCTGATTCAACTGCAGGAGTTGGAGGAGCTGGAACTGACCAACTGCCCTGGCGCCACAGCCgaactcttcaaatattacTCCCAGCATCTGCCGCGCTGCATGGTCATTGAGTAG